GATAGTGCAGGATCGGCGCGCCGAGACCGCCGGCGCCGATGACCAGCACCGAGGCGTTGCGCAGTCGCCGCTGCCCCACGCTGCCGAGTTCAGGAAGCGCGAGGTGCCGCGAATAGCGTTCGATCTCCCGGCGCGTCAGCGTGGGATGCGGCTCGACGAGCGGCGGGAGCGCGCCCGTCCCCGCTGCATCGGCGGCGAGCCGCGTCACAGGTCGGCCTCAGACGGACGTCGCGTCACCATGCCCTCGAAGGGCGATGAGGCGCGCGCGAGCGACCGCTTGGGAATGCGCCCGGCAGCGCGCGCGGTACGACCGGCATCCACGGCAAGGCGCATCGCCCGCGCCATCGCGGGGGCATCGTGCGCACGGGTGACAGCGCTGGCCAGCAGAACCGCGTCGCATCCGAGCTCCATCGCGAGCGCAGCATCCGACGCGGTTCCGATCCCGGCGTCGAGCACGATGGGCACCGTCGCTCGCTCGACGATGGTCTCGATGTTGTGCGCATTGAGGATGCCGAGCCCACTGCCGATCGGCGAGCCGGCGGGCATCACTGCGGCGACGCCCGCACCTTCGAGTCTCTTGGCAAGCGCAGGGTCGTCGTTCGTGTAGGCGAAGACCGTGAATCCGTCGAGCACGAGCTGCTCGGCGGCAGAGAACAGCTCGACGGGGTCGGGCAGCAGCGTCTCTTCGTCGGCGATCACCTCGAGCTTGACCCACGAGGTTCCGAGCGCCTCGCGCGCGAGCTGCGCCGTGAGCACAGCATCGCGAGCGGTGTAGCAGCCCGCCGTGTTCGGCAGCACGCGGATGCCGAGTCGTTCGAGCAGCGCGAAGACACTCGTCTGCGATGCAGCGTCGAAACGGCGGATTGCGACGGTCGTGAGTTCGGTACCCGAGGCGATGAGCGCGTCTTCAAGAGACGTGAGCGATGTCGCTCCTCCCGTGCCCATGATGAGCCGCGACGAGAGAGTCACCCCGTCGATCTGCAGAGGATCGGATGCTGTCATCGCGCTGGTCCGTGCCGTGTCGAGGGTCATGTCAGCCTCCCTGCACCGCTGTGACGATGTCGATGGTCTGCCCGCTCTCGAGAACGTGCGCGGACCAGCGGCTGCGCGGAACGACGGTGCCGTCGACGGCGGCGGCGACGCCGAGACTCGCGCCGTCCGCGGGCGTTCCGTCCTGGCCGAGGTCCCGACCTGTGAGATCGGCGACGATCTCGACGAGCGTCGTGCCGTTCTCGATGCTGTGCGGGGCACCGTTCACCGTGATGCCGTTCACGTTCGTGCTCATACTCGTTCTTCCTTTCGCGTGGCTGGAGCAAATCGATCCGAGGCGACAATGCTCAGAGTCTCGGCATCCCCGGCCTCGCCCGCCGCGAGGTCAGCCGTCAGCCGGGCTCCGAGAGGCGCGAGCAGGATGCCGTGCCGGAAGTACCCCGTCGAGACGACGCATCCGTCGTCGACGCGTCCGATCAGCGGCAGGTCGTCGGGCGATCCCGGCCGCGCGCGAGCGGTGACGTCGGTGATCTCACACTCGAGTACGCCAGGCACGACCTGCTCGATGTCGCGCAGCAGCTGGTGCACTCCCCCGGCGCTGATTCCGGCGAGTTCGTCTTCTCGCGTCGTTGCTCCGAGCACGAGGCTCCCGTCGGTTCGCGGCACAAGGTAGACGGCGCGTCCTCGAACAAGAGCGCGAATGGTGCGCGTCACGAGCGGCTGAAGTCGCTGCGGGGCGCTGAGGCGCACGACATCGCCCCACACGCGGCGCACGGGCACGTCAGGCATCCCCTCGATGGAGCCGGTGTCAGCGCCCGCGCAGATGACCACCTGGTCCGCCTGAATGTTCTGCCCGTTGTCGAGCGCGACCCCTCTGGTGCGACGTCCGTCCGAGACGAGCGCCACGGCATGGCGACGCACGATGGAGCCGCTCATGAGCGCGATGAGAGCCGCTGTCACTCGGCGAGGGTCTATCGAATGATCGCCACCGATGCGCACGGCAGCGGACACTCCGGGGCCAAGCGCCGGCTCGAGTGTGCGCGCGCTCGTGCCGCTGATGAGTTCAACGGTCTCACCGAGCGAGCGCTGCAGCGCACTGAGCTCACGCAGGCTCGCCATGTCAGCGACATCGGCGGCGCACACGAGCGTCTCCGTCTGCGTGTACCCGAGATCGTGACCGGATGCCGCCGCGAGACGTTCCGCGAACACGGGGTACTGGTCGGCCGACGCCCGCATCAGCGGGTGCAGCGGTGATTGTCCCCAGACCACCTCCGAGGCCGGGGCGAGCATTCCGGCCGCCGCGTAGCTTGCGCCCTCCCCCGGGCGTGGATCGACGATCGTGACCGCCCAGCCGCGGTCCGCGAGTGTCCACGCGGTCGCGAGACCGATGATTCCCGCGCCGACGACGACAGCATGCATGTGCGTTTCTCCCTCCGGCGGCATGATCCGCATCAGGTCTGGCGGTCGGCACGTGGCCCTCTCAGCCTCAACGAGGCTCCCGCGAACTTCCTCTACTCTAGGCACATGCCCACGAATCTGCGACCCGTGACCCTGCACGACGACGCGGTCCGAGCTGCACGGCAGCGTGCTCTCGAGAAGGCGCGGCTGTACGTGTGCACCGACGCTCGTCGCGATCGCGGCGATCTCGCCCGGTTTCTCGACTCCGCCTACGCCAACGGGGTCGACGTCATTCAGCTGCGCGACAAATCACTTGAGGCGCGCGATGAGATCGAAGCACTCGAGGTGCTCTCGGCGGCTGCCAGACGGCATGGAAAGCTCTTCGCCGTCAATGATCGAGCCGACGTTGCAGCTCTCGTCGGCGCCGACGTCTTTCACGTGGGGCAGGGTGATCTCTCGAGCGAGCAAGCCCGTGCGCTACTCGGGCCCGATGTGATTCTCGGCCGTTC
This DNA window, taken from Paramicrobacterium agarici, encodes the following:
- the thiO gene encoding glycine oxidase ThiO translates to MHAVVVGAGIIGLATAWTLADRGWAVTIVDPRPGEGASYAAAGMLAPASEVVWGQSPLHPLMRASADQYPVFAERLAAASGHDLGYTQTETLVCAADVADMASLRELSALQRSLGETVELISGTSARTLEPALGPGVSAAVRIGGDHSIDPRRVTAALIALMSGSIVRRHAVALVSDGRRTRGVALDNGQNIQADQVVICAGADTGSIEGMPDVPVRRVWGDVVRLSAPQRLQPLVTRTIRALVRGRAVYLVPRTDGSLVLGATTREDELAGISAGGVHQLLRDIEQVVPGVLECEITDVTARARPGSPDDLPLIGRVDDGCVVSTGYFRHGILLAPLGARLTADLAAGEAGDAETLSIVASDRFAPATRKEERV
- the thiE gene encoding thiamine phosphate synthase; this encodes MPTNLRPVTLHDDAVRAARQRALEKARLYVCTDARRDRGDLARFLDSAYANGVDVIQLRDKSLEARDEIEALEVLSAAARRHGKLFAVNDRADVAALVGADVFHVGQGDLSSEQARALLGPDVILGRSTHSVGQAEAADDDADIDYFCVGPVWETPTKPGRDAVGLDPVRRAAESAQKPWFAIGGITGGARLDRVVGAGAQRIVVVRAVTDADNVGRAARALRDRLE
- a CDS encoding thiazole synthase, which translates into the protein MTLDTARTSAMTASDPLQIDGVTLSSRLIMGTGGATSLTSLEDALIASGTELTTVAIRRFDAASQTSVFALLERLGIRVLPNTAGCYTARDAVLTAQLAREALGTSWVKLEVIADEETLLPDPVELFSAAEQLVLDGFTVFAYTNDDPALAKRLEGAGVAAVMPAGSPIGSGLGILNAHNIETIVERATVPIVLDAGIGTASDAALAMELGCDAVLLASAVTRAHDAPAMARAMRLAVDAGRTARAAGRIPKRSLARASSPFEGMVTRRPSEADL
- the thiS gene encoding sulfur carrier protein ThiS, with translation MSTNVNGITVNGAPHSIENGTTLVEIVADLTGRDLGQDGTPADGASLGVAAAVDGTVVPRSRWSAHVLESGQTIDIVTAVQGG